One Denticeps clupeoides chromosome 10, fDenClu1.1, whole genome shotgun sequence genomic window carries:
- the LOC114797795 gene encoding V-type proton ATPase subunit S1-like protein isoform X2 translates to MAKHKVFLAFAQLTFALVQLCSSFDQVLTVLDQSSEAPQYRAIRIRTDGVDVESPSASHEGSDLPASENPLRRILRPHGWHLHVQPRTKRKLLQSSSSGPYSPLAVAYNGKICILFKAKRLAIRYRNETFLDLTERVFGPNAPVDTKGSVCTKEKATLSLRIGDMEDIKALVIKLQMSNTFYESVGQNWFTLDSVHIHYNWTHEAAFNATAVYAPATSSYHCQHVSSLQKYDTLLVPSSLTDSSADWHITFTDFQIQAFNVQSTKFASASDCATFFTPAILMGLITSLILLLVLAYALHMVVHLKRIDRYEEHKTTVYFPRSPEAENPDKNSL, encoded by the exons ATGGCTAAACACAAGGTTTTCCTCGCTTTTGCACAACTGACCTTCGCTTTGGTGCAGCTGTGCTCGTCCTTTGACCAAGTGCTGACGGTCCTGGACCAGAG ttcAGAAGCCCCCCAGTATCGAGCCATCAGAATCAGAACCG ATGGAGTAGATGTTGAGAGTCCAAGTGCCTCGCATGAGGGCAGCGATCTGCCTGCTTCTGAAAACCCCCTCAGAAGAATACTGCGG CCCCACGGGTGGCATCTGCATGTGCAGCCCAGAACCAAGCGGAAGCTGCTGCAGTCCTCCAGCTCCGGGCCCTACTCTCCACTCGCCGTGGCGTACAATGGGAAAATATGCATCCTGTTCAAAGCCAAGAGGTTGGCCATTCGCTACAGAAACGAAACATTTCTGGACCTCACCGAAAGGGTGTTCGGGCCCAACGCCCCAGTGGACACAAAAGGCTCTGTTTGCACCAAGGAGAAAGCTAC GCTCTCCTTACGCATTGGAGACATGGAGGACATAAAAGCTCTTGTCATAAA ACTCCAGATGTCCAACACGTTCTATGAGTCAGTGGGTCAGAACTGGTTTACCCTGGACAGCGTTCACATCCACTATAACTGGACGCATGAAGCCGCTTTTAACGCCACGGCTGTGTACGCCCCGGCTACTTCCTCCTACCACTGCCAGCACGTCAGCAGCCTACAGAAATATGACACTCTACTGGTGCCCAGTTCCCTGACTGACAGCTCTGCAGACTGGcacatcactttcacagacTTCCAG ATCCAGGCCTTCAATGTTCAGTCCACCAAATTTGCCTCTGCAAGTGACTGTGCCACCTTCTTCACCCCTGCTATTCTTATGGGCCTCATCACCTCTCTAATCCTGTTGCTGGTCCTGGCCTACGCCCTTCACATGGTGGTGCACCTGAAGCGCATTGACCGCTATGAGGAGCACAAAACCACCGTCTACTTCCCCCGGAGCCCCGAGGCTGAAAATCCTGACAAGAACAGCCTGTGA
- the LOC114797795 gene encoding V-type proton ATPase subunit S1-like protein isoform X1: MAKHKVFLAFAQLTFALVQLCSSFDQVLTVLDQSSEAPQYRAIRIRTDGVDVESPSASHEGSDLPASENPLRRILRQPHGWHLHVQPRTKRKLLQSSSSGPYSPLAVAYNGKICILFKAKRLAIRYRNETFLDLTERVFGPNAPVDTKGSVCTKEKATLSLRIGDMEDIKALVIKLQMSNTFYESVGQNWFTLDSVHIHYNWTHEAAFNATAVYAPATSSYHCQHVSSLQKYDTLLVPSSLTDSSADWHITFTDFQIQAFNVQSTKFASASDCATFFTPAILMGLITSLILLLVLAYALHMVVHLKRIDRYEEHKTTVYFPRSPEAENPDKNSL; encoded by the exons ATGGCTAAACACAAGGTTTTCCTCGCTTTTGCACAACTGACCTTCGCTTTGGTGCAGCTGTGCTCGTCCTTTGACCAAGTGCTGACGGTCCTGGACCAGAG ttcAGAAGCCCCCCAGTATCGAGCCATCAGAATCAGAACCG ATGGAGTAGATGTTGAGAGTCCAAGTGCCTCGCATGAGGGCAGCGATCTGCCTGCTTCTGAAAACCCCCTCAGAAGAATACTGCGG CAGCCCCACGGGTGGCATCTGCATGTGCAGCCCAGAACCAAGCGGAAGCTGCTGCAGTCCTCCAGCTCCGGGCCCTACTCTCCACTCGCCGTGGCGTACAATGGGAAAATATGCATCCTGTTCAAAGCCAAGAGGTTGGCCATTCGCTACAGAAACGAAACATTTCTGGACCTCACCGAAAGGGTGTTCGGGCCCAACGCCCCAGTGGACACAAAAGGCTCTGTTTGCACCAAGGAGAAAGCTAC GCTCTCCTTACGCATTGGAGACATGGAGGACATAAAAGCTCTTGTCATAAA ACTCCAGATGTCCAACACGTTCTATGAGTCAGTGGGTCAGAACTGGTTTACCCTGGACAGCGTTCACATCCACTATAACTGGACGCATGAAGCCGCTTTTAACGCCACGGCTGTGTACGCCCCGGCTACTTCCTCCTACCACTGCCAGCACGTCAGCAGCCTACAGAAATATGACACTCTACTGGTGCCCAGTTCCCTGACTGACAGCTCTGCAGACTGGcacatcactttcacagacTTCCAG ATCCAGGCCTTCAATGTTCAGTCCACCAAATTTGCCTCTGCAAGTGACTGTGCCACCTTCTTCACCCCTGCTATTCTTATGGGCCTCATCACCTCTCTAATCCTGTTGCTGGTCCTGGCCTACGCCCTTCACATGGTGGTGCACCTGAAGCGCATTGACCGCTATGAGGAGCACAAAACCACCGTCTACTTCCCCCGGAGCCCCGAGGCTGAAAATCCTGACAAGAACAGCCTGTGA